The genome window ttgtgaggGTGTTTGTtctcatataaaaaaatatttcttgtaGGAATTCTTCAATCAAAGTGATCTGGAGAAGCTTGAGGGGCTACCAGTCTCTCCATTCATGGACCGGGAGAAGGTCACTAAGCCTTCCTCACAGTGCTCCTTCATTGGCTTTGTCCTGCTGCCTCTCTTTGAAGCTCTAGGAAAGGTCCTCCCAGAGTTAGATGTGAGAAACccatcttcattatttgttcaaATAGTGTGGAAAATTTAACAGAACTTATTGTCTATGAACTGAAGCATTTCTTTGTTACATATTCTATGagcatattttcttatttatttggctTTTGTAATAAGTACTTACCACattttggggtgtgtgtgtgtgtgtgtgtgtgtgtgtgtgtgtgtgtgtgtgtgtgtgtaataattaaAGCCTAAAAATGTATTATTACATTTTCCCAGGAACTGATTATCCAGCCAGTGAGGTTTGCATTGGACCACTATAGAAAGTTAAATGAAGCAGCAAAGAAGGCTTcagaagagcaagaaaacatCCTGGAACCAGCaattgaagaggaggaattggaggtaGAGAAACCCAATACTAATAGTCACCTCACTCACCTGTCTAGGGAAAACTCTAAGAGGGTTGTGCAGAAAACAGAAAGTTCCTTCAGCATTGGGAGCAGGGCATCATCACGGATGTCCATGTACCGCTCCAGCACTTGTGATTATGGGGATGGGACAGAAATGGATACAGAGACAGAAGTGGATGTAAGTGAAAGAACATCAAGATTTAAAATTGCCACAGACATTCACATCTCTCCATCCCGGAGGAACAGTTCAGAGAGACGCAGCAGTGTTGGCGGGCGCTCCAGCTGTGAGCGAACTGTGTCACCGAGAGCCCTTGAAGATCGGCTCCTCCCACATGCTGAGGCCAAGAATGAACCAGAAGATGAGGTGCATcctaagaaaagtgaaaaggaatcTTTATTTGCTCGGTTTAGAATTTTCTCAGAACGTCTCTCATCCAGTGAGAAGGAGAGGACCTCCAATGGGTCAACCTTGGTGGGCAGTCGAAGCACGAGGTGTAAACAGAGTGGCTTGCAGAGTGTTCTGAAACGTAGTAGGAGTAAATCAGAGCCCACAAAGAGTAGACATCACCGAACATTTCATATATCACGGCCAAGAATTAGCTTTGGTACAAATCCCCCAAAATCACAGTGTGATGAAAATATGTTTAATAgccatgaaaaagagaaagcacGAGAGAAATGCAAGGAGTCTTCTTCTGAGGGTCTTATCTCTTCGTTAGAAATAAAAACTTCTACCTCCTTTGAACTTATTGACCAAAAAAAGCCTTGTGTGTCATCTAGTGCTCAACCTTCACCAACACTCTCAGAAAAGTGTGTATTAGTTACAAACTCTATCCTGAAGCACAAAGGTTTTAGTTTATCTCTTGATGTTTTGCCAAGAAAGAATGGTCGACTGAGGAGATCAGCAGCAACTGAAACCCACACTGCAGAAAATACTCCTGGTGGTTCTGAGGACAACCTtttagaagagaacaagaaacatGAGGTGGATGGAGCTGTGAGACTTTTCCGACATCACCCAATGCTTAGCCATACTAAAGGAGTTCAGTCAACTGATGGactaaaaggattaaaaaaaaagccagagtCCACTAGGGCTTTGCTTTTCAAGTCCTTATCCTTCAGAAAGAAATCTCCCACTAAAGATGATGATATGAGGCCAGGTGATTCCGGTGGTCCCAGTGAAGAAAGATTATGACAGGCAGGAACCTGTTTCTGTTTTTAAAGATTATTTAATGGTTAGATGGAACCACTGGGAAGTTGAGGGATGCAGCAGGTTATAGTGTATGAAGGCAGAGAGTCTTCCACAGTGGATCATTCTTCACTCTAATTGCAATGTTTTTTTGAGATGCATAGAAAGTTTAGTTAAACCCTTGGGAACATTCCTACATCAAAAGATATACAGTCAACAAATTGCACTATGAATTGACATGTGCCGTATTTGTTGCAAGAATAATCTACTGACCATCAAGAAAATTTTAGATGTTTAGGATGACAAGTGGGAAGTAAGTTCCATGATGGATGGGCACTCTTGTAGCTTCAGATACTTTCTGCTGCCTCTGCCATGACAACCTCACCAACCCTCACCATGTTTTGCCACTCCCTGGCGGGATTTCCCGACCAGATAGAGAGTAGTTGAGAAAGAGTACCTTAATTACTGAGGGTTGTAATATTCATATGCCTAGATAatatataaacataaaaaaaggtgTATTTTCATAGTATGTATTttacaaaaaaagttaaaaaattaTTACAAGGGATGAATGACCATGCTATAAAATGCATATTCTGCTATGTTTATCTTGTCACTCCAactataaataagtaaatatctaGATTAggataaaatatttatttacatagaaAGATTTAGAGCTATAAATTTAGCTTCCTTATGCTCAAACCAAATTTTTTGTGCCAATTATATGGGGAATTTCTTAAGTTTTATCTGCAgtgtttttaataattttatatGTAATGAAAGGCATtccctaagtgtgtgtgtatatatatatatatatatatatatatatatatatatatatatatatatatatatatatatatatatatatatatatatatatatatttctcatgTATCATTTTACCTCAAACTAAGTTATCTGTAGCTACACCTCAAGACATCCAGGAGTGTCTCCCTGCGTGCTGGGCACCTTATGGGGCATTCTCATGGCCATGCTAGTAATGTGCCAAAGCTATTCTCTTGTCTACCTAGTTATTGTCAGTATTTTTGTgacaactttatatatatatatgtgtgtgtgtgtgcgtgtgcgtgcgtgcgtgcgtgcttactagttgtatattacaaggTTCAAGTAGGGCCCATATCTAATTttgtccaacttttccttaaatttatgcacactttGCTACtataatctcttcactcaagctgtTTCAGATATCCACCATCCTATGTGGAAAGCTAAACTCTTAATATTCTTCAAATATTGACTTTTCATTATCTTAGAGTCTcctcttgtctgtctttctccaaCAGCAGTTAGTGATagcaggtcttgtctgtctatcttttccatacagtttactatcttatacattgtaattagatttcttctctcctgtctatccttcaaaattggttgttccattttcttcagtctatCTTCATTGGAAAGgttctttatttctggcaccatcttcgTAGTTGTGCTTTGGATCttttctagtttcctgatgtcCGTTTGCATGTGCAGTGAACACATcactgttgcatattcaagtctGGGTCTTATCAttgtggttatgatctttttatTGTACTATTATCTATGTAATTAAATGCCACTCTGATATTTGTTAGTTTCTTGTATGCTAaagcaaataacccatttatgtgtctttctagAGTCAGGGTTCCTTGTACAACCACTCCCAggtctatctcttcttttattttcattataatctcttctcctgTTTTGTATTCCTTCGTACATAAGTTTTCTATTACTTCTATCCATTTCCAtcacatgacatttcttggcattaaaacTTGGCTTCTACGT of Portunus trituberculatus isolate SZX2019 chromosome 37, ASM1759143v1, whole genome shotgun sequence contains these proteins:
- the LOC123514395 gene encoding high affinity cGMP-specific 3',5'-cyclic phosphodiesterase 9A-like isoform X2, whose protein sequence is MDLEQRLCEVERSVAALRADLPPAVEELRCAVETFRMRLETTEHLSWLGFYKKGIGEPLGNLGSPHPYWKNVEYRRKAEDEVATVCSKFKEICDGVVGKDTQELLRLPSFNNWAWEDWEILLLLQHMYNDLGLLSKFGIETDVFRRFLCRVYHCYNQVPFHNFMHAFCVTQMMYGMICKCDLQRRLGDLDALILLTSCICHDLDHPGFNNIYQINARTELALRYNDISPLENHHCSVAFSVLERNECNIFKNLTADDYKKVREGIIRCILATDMARHNEILSDFRDIIPEFAFDNRAHVNVLSMVLIKVADISNEARPLDIAEPWLDCLMQEFFNQSDLEKLEGLPVSPFMDREKVTKPSSQCSFIGFVLLPLFEALGKVLPELDELIIQPVRFALDHYRKLNEAAKKASEEQENILEPAIEEEELEVEKPNTNSHLTHLSRENSKRVVQKTESSFSIGSRASSRMSMYRSSTCDYGDGTEMDTETEVDVSERTSRFKIATDIHISPSRRNSSERRSSVGGRSSCERTVSPRALEDRLLPHAEAKNEPEDEVHPKKSEKESLFARFRIFSERLSSSEKERTSNGSTLVGSRSTRCKQSGLQSVLKRSRSKSEPTKSRHHRTFHISRPRISFGTNPPKSQCDENMFNSHEKEKAREKCKESSSEGLISSLEIKTSTSFELIDQKKPCVSSSAQPSPTLSEKCVLVTNSILKHKGFSLSLDVLPRKNGRLRRSAATETHTAENTPGGSEDNLLEENKKHEVDGAVRLFRHHPMLSHTKGVQSTDGLKGLKKKPESTRALLFKSLSFRKKSPTKDDDMRPGDSGGPSEERL
- the LOC123514395 gene encoding high affinity cGMP-specific 3',5'-cyclic phosphodiesterase 9A-like isoform X3 encodes the protein MRLETTEHLSWLGFYKKGIGEPLGNLGSPHPYWKNVEYRRKAEDEVATVCSKFKEICDGVVGKDTQELLRLPSFNNWAWEDWEILLLLQHMYNDLGLLSKFGIETDVFRRFLCRVYHCYNQVPFHNFMHAFCVTQMMYGMICKCDLQRRLGDLDALILLTSCICHDLDHPGFNNIYQINARTELALRYNDISPLENHHCSVAFSVLERNECNIFKNLTADDYKKVREGIIRCILATDMARHNEILSDFRDIIPEFAFDNRAHVNVLSMVLIKVADISNEARPLDIAEPWLDCLMQEFFNQSDLEKLEGLPVSPFMDREKVTKPSSQCSFIGFVLLPLFEALGKVLPELDELIIQPVRFALDHYRKLNEAAKKASEEQENILEPAIEEEELEVEKPNTNSHLTHLSRENSKRVVQKTESSFSIGSRASSRMSMYRSSTCDYGDGTEMDTETEVDVSERTSRFKIATDIHISPSRRNSSERRSSVGGRSSCERTVSPRALEDRLLPHAEAKNEPEDEVHPKKSEKESLFARFRIFSERLSSSEKERTSNGSTLVGSRSTRCKQSGLQSVLKRSRSKSEPTKSRHHRTFHISRPRISFGTNPPKSQCDENMFNSHEKEKAREKCKESSSEGLISSLEIKTSTSFELIDQKKPCVSSSAQPSPTLSEKCVLVTNSILKHKGFSLSLDVLPRKNGRLRRSAATETHTAENTPGGSEDNLLEENKKHEVDGAVRLFRHHPMLSHTKGVQSTDGLKGLKKKPESTRALLFKSLSFRKKSPTKDDDMRPGDSGGPSEERL
- the LOC123514395 gene encoding high affinity cGMP-specific 3',5'-cyclic phosphodiesterase 9A-like isoform X1, with translation MEKCVRTIYFTVGGKQDSASLHPDARPEDVRELFRSACGAAPGDVIKLYTSDGHILNAGTPLPANTPANPYRLHVAATPCNGEKLNRLGIDLMDLEQRLCEVERSVAALRADLPPAVEELRCAVETFRMRLETTEHLSWLGFYKKGIGEPLGNLGSPHPYWKNVEYRRKAEDEVATVCSKFKEICDGVVGKDTQELLRLPSFNNWAWEDWEILLLLQHMYNDLGLLSKFGIETDVFRRFLCRVYHCYNQVPFHNFMHAFCVTQMMYGMICKCDLQRRLGDLDALILLTSCICHDLDHPGFNNIYQINARTELALRYNDISPLENHHCSVAFSVLERNECNIFKNLTADDYKKVREGIIRCILATDMARHNEILSDFRDIIPEFAFDNRAHVNVLSMVLIKVADISNEARPLDIAEPWLDCLMQEFFNQSDLEKLEGLPVSPFMDREKVTKPSSQCSFIGFVLLPLFEALGKVLPELDELIIQPVRFALDHYRKLNEAAKKASEEQENILEPAIEEEELEVEKPNTNSHLTHLSRENSKRVVQKTESSFSIGSRASSRMSMYRSSTCDYGDGTEMDTETEVDVSERTSRFKIATDIHISPSRRNSSERRSSVGGRSSCERTVSPRALEDRLLPHAEAKNEPEDEVHPKKSEKESLFARFRIFSERLSSSEKERTSNGSTLVGSRSTRCKQSGLQSVLKRSRSKSEPTKSRHHRTFHISRPRISFGTNPPKSQCDENMFNSHEKEKAREKCKESSSEGLISSLEIKTSTSFELIDQKKPCVSSSAQPSPTLSEKCVLVTNSILKHKGFSLSLDVLPRKNGRLRRSAATETHTAENTPGGSEDNLLEENKKHEVDGAVRLFRHHPMLSHTKGVQSTDGLKGLKKKPESTRALLFKSLSFRKKSPTKDDDMRPGDSGGPSEERL